The following proteins are co-located in the Labrys monachus genome:
- the murG gene encoding undecaprenyldiphospho-muramoylpentapeptide beta-N-acetylglucosaminyltransferase yields MSGKVILLCAGGTGGHLFPAEALAGALAPRGYVIDLATDERGVPYTGNFPARQIHAIPSETVRSRSPSAMANTLWKLGSGTFSAWRMLGRVRPAVVVGFGGYPTVPPLVAAGWRGIPTLIHEQNAVMGRANRMLASRVTRIATGFPEVAMVEASARPKLVHTGNPVRPAVLEAARVPFPAGTERLRLLVFGGSQGARVMSEIVPAAIGLLEPALRGKLDIVQQAREEDLDRVRATYAGLGVRAEVAPFFTDLPARMAAAHLVIARGGASTVAELTVIGRPSILVPLPGALDQDQAANARSVAAVGGARVVMQAAFTPDALAADLAALFADPAGLAAMAQNARRTGFPDAAERLAECVVRLAAV; encoded by the coding sequence ATGAGCGGCAAGGTCATTCTGTTGTGCGCCGGTGGTACCGGCGGCCATCTGTTCCCCGCCGAAGCCCTGGCCGGGGCGCTGGCGCCGCGCGGCTATGTCATCGACCTGGCGACAGACGAGCGCGGCGTGCCCTATACCGGCAATTTTCCGGCGCGCCAGATCCATGCCATCCCGTCCGAGACGGTGCGCTCGCGCTCGCCGTCGGCCATGGCCAACACGCTGTGGAAGCTGGGGAGCGGCACCTTCTCGGCCTGGCGCATGCTGGGGCGGGTCAGGCCGGCCGTCGTGGTCGGCTTCGGCGGCTATCCCACCGTGCCGCCGCTGGTCGCCGCCGGCTGGCGCGGGATCCCGACCCTCATCCACGAGCAGAACGCGGTGATGGGCCGCGCCAACCGCATGCTGGCCTCGCGCGTCACGCGGATCGCCACCGGCTTTCCGGAGGTCGCCATGGTGGAGGCGTCTGCGCGGCCCAAGCTCGTCCATACCGGCAATCCGGTGCGTCCCGCCGTGCTGGAGGCCGCCAGGGTGCCGTTTCCGGCCGGCACCGAGCGCCTGCGTCTCCTGGTGTTCGGCGGCAGCCAGGGCGCCCGCGTGATGTCCGAGATCGTTCCGGCCGCCATCGGCCTGCTCGAGCCCGCTCTGCGCGGGAAGCTCGACATCGTGCAGCAGGCTCGCGAGGAGGACCTCGACCGCGTGCGGGCCACCTATGCGGGCCTCGGCGTGCGGGCGGAGGTCGCCCCCTTCTTCACCGACCTGCCGGCGCGCATGGCGGCGGCTCATCTGGTCATCGCCCGTGGCGGCGCCTCGACCGTCGCCGAGCTGACCGTGATCGGCCGCCCCTCCATCCTGGTGCCGCTTCCCGGCGCGCTGGACCAGGATCAGGCGGCCAATGCCAGGTCGGTCGCTGCGGTCGGCGGCGCGCGGGTGGTGATGCAGGCCGCCTTCACGCCCGACGCGCTCGCCGCGGACCTCGCAGCCCTGTTCGCCGATCCGGCCGGGCTCGCCGCGATGGCGCAGAATGCCCGCAGGACCGGTTTCCCGGATGCGGCGGAGAGGCTGGCCGAATGCGTGGTCCGGCTCGCTGCCGTGTGA